In Benincasa hispida cultivar B227 chromosome 8, ASM972705v1, whole genome shotgun sequence, the sequence GATGGCCTGGTGGTTTTTGGTTATATGGGGTTGTTGTTAACGGTTTTGAGATGGAAAATTTATCATCTTTACGCTAATTGGTAATCTTTAATGTTGGATAATGGATGTAGTCCTTTCATGGTGAAAAACTTCTCTAGTGTTTGCATCGCTTTTAGCCATTTGTTAAATCAGGCATTCGACCAGTTGTTGCTGTTTGCTGGCTGTTTGTTGCTTAATTCAACTATTGCGTAGTAAACAATTTAAGTTGGTAGTTGCAAAACACCaccaaacatttttaaaatcaagtgtCAAAAGAATGAGATCAAAGAGAGTGAGAACCGCATAATGTTTTGCTCATGATTTATTAATGAGGAAATTGGACAGAATGGTTGTTTTTAACTTGTGTGAAATCCTCTTTGATTTGTCAATTGAAGTCTTTTGTATTGGTTAAAGTTCTTGATACTCTCTTGTAATAGAACGGGGGCAGAGCTAAAATTGGAATTGAGATATCATACTACTTTTGTATATCtgcataattaaaaagaaaaaacgatATAGCTCTGATTGATTAGCTGTTAGTTCAGTTTTATATTGTCTGAATGAAGTTCTTAATAGTTGTATCTTTCTCAACATAACCGATGAAAGAAACTTCAGTTCCCTCTTGTGCTTATCTAATTTTTGTGAACACGTGTGGAGCTGAAATGTGCCATCTTTTCAGGTCAGTGAGGCAGAAATGGTGTCtttaaatcaaaagaaaaagattgaagAACTTGAAGCCCAGCTTGAGGAAGCCGAGGACATAGTGAGGGAACTTAGAGCTCAGTTGCGGGAAGTTCAAGATGAATTGGAACATGTGAGGAACAAAAAGGTAGAGCCCCAAGATAAGCAAAACTTGGCTAATAATGTTGCATCTCGGGAGGATTTTCCAAACTCGCACGAGAAGATTGCACCCTATAACATAAATACTTTAAATGGGACATGCCTTGACAGTTGGCCtgaaagtaagaatgacttgcCAGTGGATAATGGCCAAGTTCAGAGGGATTTTGCCTCTATGGTGATGAGAAGCAAAGAACCTGAGCTTTACAGAAATGGCTGCACCCAGAGAGTACGTGCATTCGAAAGAAAATTGTTTGATGGAAAAGTATGTCTGACCGGACAAGCTGAAGATGTCAAGAATAAGGTGTGCAATATGGGTGAAGAAGAGGGTAAACTGATGCGTAAAACAAACATTACCAAGGCCGATAATATCggtggagaaaagaaaaattctaaTGAGATCAAGGCATTGCCTAAGCTATTAAGCAGGGATACTCAAGTACCAATTCTTAAATCCCTTCGCCGAAAAAGAAAACGGGGGATTAGATACAACAAGAAGAAAGCTTTAACCGTTCTTGATGACATACCTAAACAATGCAAGTCGCCTGATCTTCACTGCTCAGAAAGTCTTTCAGTGGACAACGATGATACTGGGAAATGTCTGTCACAAAAGGAAATTGATAGTCAGAGTGGTTTAATTTTGCTCTCAACCCCTATACTGTCTGAAGTTAATGAAATGCCAACACCTTCAGGATGTCCTGACGTCAGTGAGGGAGATGGAGCAGTAATAAATGATTGCCCTCTTAGGAACACGACAGACCATGATACAGCAGTTGTAGGTAAATCTGACTTCGCTAGCCAGGAAAGTTTATGTGGGGAGAATTTGGAGgcttctccatataaagttgACGTTGATTCAGTTAAGGAGTCATTAGTTAAATTGGATATGAAAAACTCCGATGTAGTTGATGAGATTCCTAGTCAACATTCAAATAGTAAAGTTCTCAAGTATACATTCCAAAGAAAGCGAAAGAAGGAATCTTTGAGCAGCCCTGATGGTAAATCATCAGTTGATGAAAGCATATCAAAGAAAAGGATGAAGGATAAACAAAGTATATCATCTGAATCAGACAAGTTTAGCTTAATGACAGAATCATCTCGGGACAACCGTCGGTTAGCTCAGGTTGCTCGGCAGGTTAGTCTTATATCTACTTTAAGATGCTTGTATAAACCTTCTGATTTGTTTCAAAGCGTCTGGAATTAGTTTCTCGTATACTTGTGGTACTGGATGAGAGCATAATACTTGGTTTCTCCTAAAGAGATATACTTTGTTGTTTAGTCTAGAGTCTTAGACTGAATATATCTATTTTGATTCCATTTTCGGAGCTATTATTATCAGTAATCTGTTGCAGTATCTCATTCAGGCAACCAATGCCCGTAACTTTACTTTGCCATAATACTTGCTTCTATGGCCATTTCTTAGGATTAAGTTTTAGGATGCATCTGCTCTTACCGATTACTAATACCCTACCGTGATGTTAAAATTCCCTGGGAGAGAATTCATGTTTAGTATCTGGAGGGGATTCTAAATTCAAGTATTTACAGGTATAGCTGGTAGCATACAGTATCTCATTTAGCTAAGTAGAAAAATTGTGGTTAGAAGTGCATATCATGTGGTACATGCAATTCCATGTGCATATAGCTTGTTCCTTCATAACTCTATCCCTACCGTTCAAATTTTGTCTTCATTGGTTATGATTCCAGCATATGGTTGTCATTTTGATGACCT encodes:
- the LOC120083835 gene encoding uncharacterized protein LOC120083835 — protein: MEDSEKLTALKKAYADIILNTAKEAAARIMVSERNAIRCQQELSTTKDEAFRILLRLKQMLDSKVSEAEMVSLNQKKKIEELEAQLEEAEDIVRELRAQLREVQDELEHVRNKKVEPQDKQNLANNVASREDFPNSHEKIAPYNINTLNGTCLDSWPESKNDLPVDNGQVQRDFASMVMRSKEPELYRNGCTQRVRAFERKLFDGKVCLTGQAEDVKNKVCNMGEEEGKLMRKTNITKADNIGGEKKNSNEIKALPKLLSRDTQVPILKSLRRKRKRGIRYNKKKALTVLDDIPKQCKSPDLHCSESLSVDNDDTGKCLSQKEIDSQSGLILLSTPILSEVNEMPTPSGCPDVSEGDGAVINDCPLRNTTDHDTAVVGKSDFASQESLCGENLEASPYKVDVDSVKESLVKLDMKNSDVVDEIPSQHSNSKVLKYTFQRKRKKESLSSPDGKSSVDESISKKRMKDKQSISSESDKFSLMTESSRDNRRLAQVARQLISLSEKKWR